The Novipirellula caenicola genome includes a region encoding these proteins:
- a CDS encoding PQQ-binding-like beta-propeller repeat protein, whose protein sequence is MLATLDSDGLRILDASNGKQIDAFPWPSPFRTNSTTPIVQDDTIYISTGYGVGCGKFRLTDGKLELIYDNREMRNHFNNSILYQGNLYGFDGNSNLGRVVQLICMDHETGDVLWQQRGLGCGSLMVADGKLVVLSEDGQLVIAEATGKEYKELARAEILDGRCWTVPVLLDGHVYARNAQGRLVAVTLP, encoded by the coding sequence ATGCTCGCGACGCTGGATTCGGATGGGTTGAGAATCCTCGACGCCAGCAACGGAAAACAAATCGACGCCTTCCCCTGGCCTTCGCCGTTTCGCACCAATTCAACCACGCCGATCGTCCAGGACGACACGATCTATATCTCGACCGGCTATGGCGTTGGCTGCGGCAAATTTCGGCTGACCGATGGCAAGCTGGAATTGATTTACGACAACCGCGAGATGCGAAATCACTTCAACAACAGCATCCTGTATCAAGGCAATCTGTACGGATTCGATGGCAATTCGAATCTCGGGCGTGTCGTGCAACTGATTTGCATGGACCATGAGACGGGCGACGTGCTTTGGCAGCAGCGTGGACTCGGTTGCGGTTCGCTGATGGTCGCCGATGGAAAATTGGTAGTACTCAGCGAGGATGGCCAACTGGTGATCGCCGAGGCGACGGGCAAGGAATACAAAGAACTCGCGCGAGCCGAGATTCTTGATGGCCGCTGCTGGACCGTCCCTGTCCTGCTTGACGGCCACGTTTACGCCCGCAACGCCCAAGGTCGGCTTGTCGCCGTGACGCTTCCGTAG
- a CDS encoding PQQ-binding-like beta-propeller repeat protein — MIRITVSWIFLYCFAFHATAAESSWTQWLGDGRDGVSEESGWSVDWPKSGLSVAWQREIGIGFSSVSIANGRLFTMGHNDGEETVYCLNQTSGETIWSHSYPSALVDNLYEGGPGATPTIDGDHVYTLGKEGQLFCLDADDGSVLWQRELQKDLDVELPEWGFNSSPTLVNNQVIVQGGRVASYNKTNGELIWKSPKHTAGYGCAEVFNKTAKQCSRRWIRMG; from the coding sequence ATGATTCGCATCACCGTTTCCTGGATTTTCCTGTACTGTTTCGCATTTCATGCCACCGCCGCCGAATCGTCGTGGACTCAGTGGCTGGGCGATGGCCGTGACGGCGTCTCAGAGGAATCCGGCTGGTCGGTCGATTGGCCCAAATCGGGACTTTCGGTTGCTTGGCAACGCGAGATCGGCATCGGTTTTAGTAGCGTGTCGATCGCCAACGGTCGGCTGTTCACGATGGGGCACAACGACGGCGAGGAAACGGTTTATTGTCTGAACCAAACCAGCGGCGAAACGATCTGGAGCCACAGCTACCCGTCCGCATTGGTCGACAACCTCTACGAAGGCGGCCCCGGAGCAACGCCGACGATTGATGGCGACCACGTCTATACGCTTGGCAAAGAGGGACAACTGTTCTGCTTAGACGCGGACGACGGCTCCGTCCTCTGGCAGCGAGAACTCCAAAAGGACCTCGACGTCGAATTGCCCGAGTGGGGTTTCAACAGTTCGCCCACCCTTGTGAACAACCAAGTCATCGTGCAGGGCGGACGAGTTGCATCGTATAACAAAACCAACGGCGAACTGATCTGGAAGTCGCCCAAACACACCGCAGGTTATGGATGTGCCGAAGTTTTTAACAAGACGGCAAAACAATGCTCGCGACGCTGGATTCGGATGGGTTGA